The proteins below come from a single Streptomyces sp. SCSIO 75703 genomic window:
- a CDS encoding lipase maturation factor family protein, giving the protein MEWFTAPDYWLSRLVFQRALAVVYLVAFLTALRQFRALIGERGMLPVPRYTARVPFRRAPSLFHLRYTDRFFAGCAWAGCALSGGLVAGVDGLLPLWAAMLLWLVPWLLYLSVVNVGQTWYAFGWESLLLETGFLAVFLGNDEVAPPVLVLFLLRWLLFRVEFGAGLIKMRGDPCWRRLTCLDHHHETQPMPGPLSRFFHLLPRPVHRVEVAANHVTQLVVPFALFAPQPVATAAAGLMAATQAWLVLSGNFAWLNWLTIVLALSAVRFPGSAPSFPGTPLWYEALVLAVAALLVFLSHRPVLNMLSPRQVMNRSYDPLRLVNTYGAFGSVNRVRYEVVIEGTADPVAREDSVWREYEFRGKPGDPRRRPRQFAPYHLRLDWLMWFAALSPAYAGSWFGALVERLLENDRDTLRLLRRSPFGPDAPPRYVRARLFRYRFAHRDERRATGAWWVRTVVREYLPPTRLSTPAPDREPERRPGAGPDREP; this is encoded by the coding sequence GTGGAGTGGTTCACCGCACCTGACTACTGGCTGAGCCGGCTGGTCTTCCAGCGGGCGCTGGCCGTCGTGTACCTGGTCGCGTTCCTGACGGCCCTCCGGCAGTTCCGGGCGCTGATCGGCGAGCGGGGGATGCTGCCGGTGCCCCGGTACACGGCGCGGGTGCCGTTCCGGCGGGCGCCGAGCCTGTTCCACCTGCGTTATACGGACCGCTTCTTCGCGGGGTGCGCCTGGGCCGGGTGCGCGCTGTCGGGGGGGCTGGTCGCCGGGGTGGACGGCCTGCTGCCGCTGTGGGCGGCGATGCTGCTGTGGCTGGTGCCGTGGCTGCTGTACCTGTCGGTGGTCAACGTGGGGCAGACCTGGTACGCGTTCGGCTGGGAGTCGCTGCTGCTGGAGACCGGGTTCCTCGCCGTCTTCCTCGGCAACGACGAGGTGGCGCCGCCGGTCCTGGTGCTGTTCCTGCTGCGCTGGCTGCTGTTCCGGGTGGAGTTCGGGGCCGGGCTGATCAAGATGCGCGGCGACCCGTGCTGGCGGCGGCTGACCTGTCTGGACCACCACCACGAGACGCAGCCGATGCCGGGCCCGCTGAGCCGCTTCTTCCACCTGCTGCCGCGGCCGGTGCACCGGGTGGAGGTGGCCGCGAACCACGTCACGCAACTGGTCGTGCCCTTCGCGCTGTTCGCGCCGCAGCCGGTGGCGACGGCCGCCGCCGGGCTGATGGCCGCGACCCAGGCGTGGCTGGTGCTGTCGGGGAACTTCGCCTGGCTGAACTGGCTCACCATCGTGCTGGCGCTGTCCGCCGTGCGCTTCCCCGGCTCCGCGCCGTCGTTCCCCGGGACACCCCTGTGGTACGAGGCCCTGGTCCTCGCCGTGGCGGCGCTGCTGGTGTTCCTCAGCCACCGCCCGGTGCTCAACATGCTCTCGCCCCGCCAGGTGATGAACCGCTCCTACGACCCGCTGCGCCTGGTCAACACCTACGGCGCCTTCGGCAGCGTGAACCGGGTGCGGTACGAGGTGGTGATCGAGGGCACGGCCGACCCGGTCGCCCGGGAGGACTCCGTGTGGCGGGAGTACGAGTTCCGGGGCAAGCCGGGGGACCCGCGGCGCCGGCCCCGCCAGTTCGCCCCGTACCACCTGCGACTGGACTGGCTGATGTGGTTCGCCGCGCTGTCCCCGGCGTACGCCGGGTCCTGGTTCGGGGCGCTGGTGGAACGGCTGCTAGAGAACGACCGGGACACCCTGCGTCTGCTGCGCCGCTCGCCCTTCGGTCCGGACGCGCCGCCGCGCTACGTGCGGGCCCGGCTGTTCCGGTACCGGTTCGCCCACCGGGACGAACGGCGCGCGACGGGGGCGTGGTGGGTGCGCACGGTGGTCCGGGAGTACCTGCCGCCGACCCGGTTGTCCACTCCGGCACCGGACCGCGAGCCGGAGCGGAGGCCGGGGGCGGGTCCGGACCGCGAGCCGTAG
- a CDS encoding amidase family protein: protein MTDWAGRTAAEIAAAVREKRATPREVVAAHLARIERLDGRIGAFRTVRAEAALAEADEVGARGDLAELPLAGVPVAIKDNVAVAGEALRVGSAATPAAPAGADHVTVARLRAAGAVVVGLTNVPELCVFGTTDGVYGITRNPWDPSRSAGGSSGGSAAAVAAGMVPLALGNDGMGSLRIPAANCGLVTIKPGHGVVPAGIGEGDWFGMSENGPMATTVEDTRLMLDVLAGGPPGGEESGAGLRVAASLRSPMAGVTVSAPYRQALREAAGVLMRAGHQVRRADPPYPSSLGVTALRHWSAGTSVDARELDPRRLVRRTRVHAAIGRRFARSAAAGKGREELRGRLEPFFAEYDVLLTPALARRSPTAGPWHERGWLRNVLANSSYSPFTPPWNLTGWPAMTVPFGELPSGAPCAVQLVGRPGSETVLLGLAERIEELRPWRRTAPL, encoded by the coding sequence GTGACCGACTGGGCCGGCCGGACCGCCGCCGAGATCGCCGCCGCCGTACGCGAGAAGCGCGCCACGCCCCGCGAGGTGGTGGCCGCCCACCTCGCCCGGATCGAGCGGCTCGACGGCCGGATCGGCGCCTTCCGCACGGTGCGCGCCGAGGCGGCACTCGCCGAGGCCGACGAGGTCGGCGCCCGCGGCGACCTGGCCGAACTGCCGCTGGCCGGCGTGCCGGTGGCCATCAAGGACAACGTCGCCGTGGCCGGTGAGGCGCTGCGCGTCGGCTCCGCCGCGACCCCCGCGGCGCCCGCCGGGGCGGACCACGTGACCGTGGCCCGGCTCCGGGCGGCCGGCGCGGTGGTGGTGGGCCTGACCAACGTGCCCGAGCTGTGCGTCTTCGGCACCACCGACGGCGTGTACGGCATCACCCGCAACCCGTGGGACCCGTCCCGTTCGGCGGGCGGCTCCTCGGGCGGCAGCGCCGCCGCCGTGGCCGCCGGGATGGTGCCGCTGGCGCTGGGCAACGACGGCATGGGCTCGCTGCGCATCCCCGCCGCCAACTGCGGTCTGGTCACCATCAAGCCGGGGCACGGGGTGGTGCCGGCGGGCATCGGCGAGGGTGACTGGTTCGGCATGTCGGAGAACGGTCCGATGGCCACGACGGTCGAGGACACGCGGCTGATGCTGGACGTCCTCGCGGGCGGGCCGCCCGGCGGCGAGGAGTCCGGCGCCGGCCTGCGCGTCGCGGCGTCCCTGCGCAGCCCGATGGCCGGCGTCACCGTCTCCGCGCCGTACCGGCAGGCGCTGCGGGAGGCGGCCGGGGTGCTGATGCGCGCCGGTCACCAGGTGCGGCGGGCCGATCCGCCCTACCCGTCCTCGCTCGGGGTGACGGCGCTGCGCCACTGGTCGGCCGGTACGTCGGTGGACGCGCGGGAACTGGACCCGCGCCGACTGGTGCGGCGGACCCGGGTGCACGCGGCGATCGGCCGGCGCTTCGCCCGCTCGGCCGCCGCCGGGAAGGGGCGCGAGGAACTGCGCGGGCGGCTGGAGCCGTTCTTCGCGGAGTACGACGTGCTGCTCACCCCGGCGCTGGCCCGCCGCTCCCCGACGGCCGGGCCGTGGCACGAGCGGGGCTGGCTGCGGAACGTGCTGGCCAACTCCTCGTATTCGCCGTTCACTCCGCCGTGGAACCTGACGGGCTGGCCCGCGATGACGGTGCCGTTCGGCGAGCTGCCCTCGGGCGCGCCGTGTGCCGTGCAACTGGTGGGGCGGCCGGGGTCGGAGACGGTGCTGCTCGGGCTGGCCGAGCGGATCGAGGAGCTGCGCCCGTGGCGGCGGACGGCGCCCCTGTAG
- a CDS encoding SDR family NAD(P)-dependent oxidoreductase codes for MTVTQDGSGTTDEVAYGPGIDPERLAVCLGVLKELDALDVDHPDAIAVRRATSHVYRMVKQRRRQERRAAKTAHDKAVTEATATGSAERIDDETEGILPSSRTEEGQLAGILRRPRSCYVCKTRYVEVDYFYHQLCPDCAAENRARREARTDLTGRRALLTGGRAKIGMYIALRLLRDGAHTTVTTRFPNDAIRRFKAQPDSAEWIHRLKIVGIDLRDPAQAVALADSVAAEGPLDILINNAAQTVRRSPGAYSELLAAESAPLPAGELPASEVIGTYGSGAVAELPVASGGALSAQDVTGLALVSGSASLERIASGTAIDAGGLVPDLHDTNSWVQTVEEVTPVELLEVQLCNSTAPFILISRLRPAMARAAAGRAYIVNVSAMEGVFARGYKGAGHPHTNMAKAALNMLTRTSAQEMFDKDRILMTAVDTGWITDERPHPDKVRLAEAGFHAPLDLVDGAARVYDPIVRGEAGEELYGVFLKDYAPGKW; via the coding sequence ATGACGGTGACACAGGACGGTTCGGGGACCACGGACGAGGTGGCGTACGGCCCCGGGATCGACCCGGAGCGGCTGGCCGTCTGCCTCGGCGTCCTGAAGGAACTCGACGCGCTGGACGTCGACCACCCCGACGCGATCGCGGTGCGCCGCGCCACCTCGCACGTCTACCGCATGGTCAAGCAGCGCCGCCGCCAGGAGCGCCGGGCCGCCAAGACCGCCCACGACAAGGCGGTCACCGAGGCCACCGCCACCGGCTCCGCCGAGCGCATCGACGACGAGACCGAGGGCATCCTGCCCTCCTCCCGCACCGAGGAGGGGCAGCTCGCCGGGATACTCCGGCGCCCGCGCTCGTGCTACGTCTGCAAGACCCGGTACGTCGAGGTCGACTACTTCTACCACCAGCTCTGCCCGGACTGCGCCGCCGAGAACCGCGCCCGGCGCGAGGCCCGCACCGACCTCACCGGCCGGCGCGCGCTGCTCACCGGCGGCCGGGCCAAGATCGGCATGTACATCGCGCTGCGGCTGCTGCGCGACGGCGCCCACACCACGGTCACCACCCGCTTCCCCAACGACGCGATCCGCCGCTTCAAGGCCCAGCCGGACAGCGCCGAGTGGATCCACCGGCTCAAGATCGTGGGCATCGACCTGCGCGACCCGGCCCAGGCCGTCGCCCTCGCCGACTCGGTCGCCGCCGAGGGCCCGCTCGACATCCTGATCAACAACGCCGCCCAGACGGTACGCCGCTCCCCGGGCGCCTACAGCGAGCTGCTCGCCGCCGAGTCGGCCCCGCTGCCCGCCGGGGAACTGCCCGCCTCCGAGGTGATCGGCACCTACGGCTCCGGGGCCGTGGCCGAACTGCCCGTGGCGAGCGGCGGCGCGCTGAGCGCCCAGGACGTCACCGGCCTCGCGCTGGTCTCCGGTTCGGCGTCGCTGGAGCGCATCGCCTCCGGCACCGCCATCGACGCCGGGGGACTCGTCCCCGACCTGCACGACACCAACAGCTGGGTCCAGACGGTGGAGGAGGTGACGCCGGTCGAGCTGCTGGAGGTCCAGCTCTGCAACTCCACGGCGCCCTTCATCCTGATCAGCCGGCTGCGCCCGGCGATGGCCAGGGCGGCGGCGGGGCGCGCGTACATCGTGAACGTCTCCGCCATGGAGGGAGTCTTCGCCCGCGGCTACAAGGGCGCCGGGCACCCCCACACCAACATGGCCAAGGCCGCGCTGAACATGCTGACCCGCACCAGCGCCCAGGAGATGTTCGACAAGGACCGCATCCTGATGACCGCCGTGGACACCGGCTGGATCACCGACGAGCGCCCGCACCCGGACAAGGTGCGCCTCGCGGAGGCCGGCTTCCACGCCCCGCTCGACCTGGTCGACGGCGCGGCCCGCGTCTACGACCCGATCGTGCGCGGCGAGGCGGGCGAGGAGCTGTACGGCGTCTTCCTCAAGGACTACGCGCCCGGCAAGTGGTGA
- a CDS encoding wax ester/triacylglycerol synthase family O-acyltransferase — MTSDLLTPLDLAFWNIESPEHPMHLGALGVFPAGSPAAAARAADLLTARAPGVSGLRMRIRDAWRPPLAVRRPFSFGGAGREPDPAFDPLHHVRLHAPAEDFHARAGRLLERPLDRARPPWEAHVLPGADGASFAVLFKFHHALADGLRALTLAAGVLDPLDMPPPRPRPDPPVRARVPGLRRLPDLLRGALTDAGRALDIGAAAALSTLDVRSSPAFTARSSGTRRTAGAVLDLDDVHLVRKTAGGTVNDVLIAVVAGGLRRWLDERGDGSEGVAPRALIPVSTRRPRTAQPPGNRLSGYLTRLPVGDPDPLSRLAAVRSAMDRNKDAGPGRGAGAVALLADHVPALGHRLGGPLVGQAARLWFDVLVTSVPLPSLGLRLGGHPLTEVYPLAPLAPGHALAVAVSTYRGRVHYGLVADARAVPDLDRLARALTEEAETLLTACAP, encoded by the coding sequence GTGACATCCGACCTGCTCACCCCCCTCGACCTGGCCTTCTGGAACATCGAGTCCCCCGAGCACCCCATGCACCTCGGCGCGCTCGGCGTCTTCCCGGCCGGGTCGCCCGCCGCGGCGGCCCGCGCGGCGGACCTGCTCACGGCGCGCGCGCCCGGCGTGTCCGGGCTGCGGATGCGCATCCGCGACGCGTGGCGGCCGCCCCTCGCGGTGCGCCGCCCCTTCTCCTTCGGCGGCGCCGGCCGCGAACCCGACCCCGCCTTCGACCCGCTCCACCACGTCCGGCTGCACGCCCCCGCCGAGGACTTCCACGCCCGCGCGGGCCGCCTCCTGGAACGCCCGCTGGACCGCGCCCGGCCCCCGTGGGAGGCACACGTGCTCCCCGGCGCGGACGGTGCCTCCTTCGCGGTCCTCTTCAAGTTCCACCACGCCCTGGCCGACGGACTGCGGGCGCTGACCCTCGCGGCCGGCGTCCTGGACCCGCTCGACATGCCCCCGCCGCGCCCCCGCCCCGACCCGCCCGTACGCGCCCGCGTCCCCGGCCTGCGGCGCCTGCCGGACCTGCTGCGCGGCGCCCTGACCGACGCCGGCCGCGCCCTGGACATCGGGGCCGCCGCCGCCCTGTCCACCCTCGACGTGCGCTCCTCGCCCGCCTTCACCGCCCGCTCCTCCGGCACCCGCCGCACCGCCGGGGCCGTCCTCGACCTCGACGACGTGCACCTGGTCCGCAAGACGGCCGGCGGCACCGTCAACGACGTGCTGATCGCCGTCGTCGCCGGCGGGCTGCGCCGCTGGCTCGACGAGCGCGGCGACGGCAGCGAGGGCGTCGCCCCGCGCGCCCTGATCCCCGTCTCGACCCGGCGCCCGCGCACCGCCCAGCCGCCCGGCAACCGGCTCTCCGGCTACCTGACCCGGCTCCCCGTCGGCGACCCCGACCCGCTCTCCCGCCTCGCCGCGGTCCGCTCGGCCATGGACCGCAACAAGGACGCCGGACCCGGCCGGGGCGCCGGCGCCGTCGCCCTGCTCGCCGACCACGTGCCCGCCCTCGGCCACCGGCTCGGCGGGCCCCTGGTCGGCCAGGCGGCCCGGCTCTGGTTCGACGTCCTCGTCACCAGCGTGCCCCTGCCCAGTCTCGGCCTGCGGCTCGGCGGCCACCCCCTCACCGAGGTCTACCCGCTGGCCCCGCTCGCCCCCGGCCACGCCCTCGCGGTCGCGGTCTCCACCTACCGGGGACGGGTCCACTACGGTCTGGTCGCCGACGCCCGCGCCGTGCCGGACCTCGACCGGCTCGCCCGCGCCCTCACCGAGGAGGCCGAGACCTTGCTCACGGCCTGCGCTCCCTGA
- a CDS encoding PA14 domain-containing protein, translating to MRIKRLRDRLALLLAAALGIAGISAAPGARAAGDAVEIHGLKGEYYTHSAPGAFDFHELKATGFDPQIDFATLEPRLKFATGQSDDVSVRWTGKLVPEKTGAHTFSITGDNGFRLWVGGRLVIDHWVDDWDREQTGEPVVLTAGQPYDVTLEYFEHYGGSHLHLRWTPPGGTKQPVPQSAFRLPDGFDYDGAVAATVLGTGRTLKLDFARPLAAAPAGLADHLEAVIGGAAWPLGEAQVDPADPTALLVALDEPVVGNKAGDAPGTADIRYDGQGGLTGTDGNVVKAFWSSGANRSTHELSTRWADEVGPDNALPEYPRPQLTRDAWRNLNGEWQFAAATAGERPPVGRNLAERILVPYPVESRLSGVQRHEDRMWYRRTFTVPADWRIGSDRRLRLNFGAVDWRAEVYVNGTKVTEHQGGYDKFSADVTDALKPGRTQELIVGVYDPTDAASGENPPLGKQRLDPSGIWYTPSSGIWQTVWMEPVVRDHVDSLKLVPDAAAGTLTVEPRGVRSGVPVTATAYAGKRAVATVTGRTGKPLTLEIRDPRLWSPDDPFLYDLRVTVGSDRVGSYFGMRSVSVERVNGVPRILLNGEPVFLMATLDQGFWPEGLHTAPTDEALAYDLRLHKRLGFNSVRKHIKVEPDRWFAWADRLGLLVWQDMPSMTAGVDPGAAARAEYERELKEMIDEHVSSPSIVMWVTFNEGWGQYDVGRIASLAKSWDPTRLVNNQSGLNLGADGGTGDIMDEHGYPSPALPPHPDGRRALVSGEYGGLGLAVPGHAWPVQQSYVDVDPAAYTDDYVAKLDETHALVCEGANGAVYTQITDVEGELNGLTTYDRAVLKPDVARMKAAHEALIRDASRAVPAGCPAA from the coding sequence GTGCGCATCAAACGACTCAGAGACCGCCTGGCGTTACTGCTCGCCGCAGCGCTCGGCATCGCGGGGATCTCCGCCGCGCCGGGCGCCCGAGCGGCCGGTGACGCCGTGGAGATCCACGGTCTGAAGGGCGAGTACTACACCCATTCGGCCCCGGGCGCCTTCGACTTCCACGAGCTGAAGGCCACCGGGTTCGACCCGCAGATCGACTTCGCCACCCTGGAGCCGCGACTGAAGTTCGCCACCGGACAGTCCGACGACGTCAGCGTCCGCTGGACGGGCAAGCTCGTGCCGGAGAAGACCGGCGCCCACACCTTCTCGATCACCGGTGACAACGGCTTCCGCCTCTGGGTCGGCGGCCGGCTCGTCATCGACCACTGGGTCGACGACTGGGACCGCGAGCAGACCGGCGAGCCCGTCGTCCTCACCGCCGGACAGCCCTACGACGTCACGCTGGAGTACTTCGAGCACTACGGGGGCTCCCACCTGCACCTGCGCTGGACCCCGCCCGGCGGCACCAAGCAGCCCGTGCCGCAGTCGGCCTTCCGCCTGCCCGACGGCTTCGACTACGACGGGGCGGTGGCGGCCACCGTCCTCGGCACCGGCCGCACCCTCAAGCTCGACTTCGCCCGCCCCCTGGCCGCGGCCCCGGCCGGACTCGCCGACCACCTCGAAGCGGTGATCGGCGGCGCGGCCTGGCCGCTCGGCGAGGCGCAGGTCGACCCCGCCGACCCCACCGCCCTCCTCGTCGCCCTCGACGAGCCCGTCGTCGGCAACAAGGCGGGCGACGCACCCGGCACCGCCGACATCCGCTACGACGGGCAGGGCGGCCTCACCGGGACCGACGGCAACGTTGTCAAGGCGTTCTGGAGCAGCGGCGCGAACCGCTCCACCCACGAGCTGAGCACCCGCTGGGCGGACGAGGTGGGTCCGGACAACGCGCTGCCGGAGTACCCGCGCCCGCAGCTCACCCGGGACGCCTGGCGCAACCTCAACGGCGAGTGGCAGTTCGCCGCCGCCACCGCCGGCGAGCGGCCCCCGGTCGGCAGGAACCTCGCCGAGCGCATTCTCGTCCCGTACCCGGTGGAATCGCGGCTCTCGGGTGTCCAGCGGCACGAGGACCGCATGTGGTACCGCCGCACGTTCACCGTGCCCGCCGACTGGCGGATCGGCTCCGACCGCCGGCTGCGGCTCAACTTCGGCGCGGTCGACTGGCGGGCGGAGGTGTACGTCAACGGCACCAAGGTGACCGAGCACCAGGGCGGCTACGACAAGTTCAGCGCCGACGTCACCGACGCGCTGAAGCCCGGCCGCACCCAGGAGCTGATCGTCGGCGTCTACGACCCGACCGATGCGGCAAGCGGTGAGAACCCGCCCCTGGGCAAGCAGCGCCTGGACCCGAGCGGCATCTGGTACACGCCCAGCTCCGGCATCTGGCAGACGGTCTGGATGGAGCCGGTCGTCCGCGACCACGTCGACTCCCTGAAGCTCGTCCCGGACGCCGCCGCGGGCACGCTGACGGTGGAGCCGAGGGGCGTGCGCTCCGGCGTGCCGGTCACGGCGACGGCGTACGCGGGCAAGCGCGCCGTGGCCACCGTGACCGGACGCACCGGCAAGCCGCTCACCCTCGAGATCCGTGACCCGCGCCTGTGGTCGCCCGACGACCCCTTCCTGTACGACCTGAGGGTGACCGTCGGCTCCGACCGCGTCGGCAGCTACTTCGGGATGCGCTCGGTCTCCGTCGAGCGGGTGAACGGCGTCCCGCGCATCCTGCTCAACGGGGAGCCGGTCTTCCTGATGGCCACCCTCGACCAGGGCTTCTGGCCCGAGGGGCTGCACACCGCGCCCACCGACGAGGCGCTGGCGTACGACCTGCGGCTGCACAAGCGGCTCGGATTCAACTCGGTGCGCAAGCACATCAAGGTCGAACCCGACCGCTGGTTCGCCTGGGCCGACCGGCTCGGCCTGCTCGTCTGGCAGGACATGCCGTCGATGACGGCGGGCGTCGACCCCGGCGCCGCCGCGCGGGCCGAGTACGAGCGGGAGCTGAAGGAGATGATCGACGAGCACGTCAGCAGCCCGTCGATCGTCATGTGGGTCACCTTCAACGAGGGCTGGGGCCAGTACGACGTCGGCCGGATCGCCTCCCTGGCCAAGAGCTGGGACCCGACCCGCCTGGTCAACAACCAGTCGGGGCTGAACCTCGGGGCCGACGGCGGCACCGGCGACATCATGGACGAGCACGGCTATCCGAGCCCGGCCCTGCCACCGCACCCGGACGGGCGGCGCGCCCTGGTCAGCGGCGAGTACGGCGGCCTCGGCCTCGCGGTGCCCGGCCACGCCTGGCCGGTGCAGCAGTCCTACGTCGACGTCGACCCGGCCGCCTACACCGACGACTACGTGGCCAAGCTCGACGAGACGCACGCGCTGGTCTGCGAGGGAGCCAACGGCGCCGTCTACACGCAGATCACCGACGTGGAAGGCGAGCTGAACGGACTGACGACCTACGACCGCGCGGTCCTCAAACCGGACGTCGCCCGGATGAAGGCCGCCCACGAGGCGTTGATCCGCGACGCCTCCCGGGCCGTCCCGGCGGGCTGCCCGGCCGCCTGA
- a CDS encoding (2Fe-2S)-binding protein produces MDLDPGLTAPRALGGFFALHTDVPPRPLPTLARAYAAGTEGAADGAPRDAGPTADGERGADGGPRVAGEPGVAGDPLAFRVRRVAGALRTAEPRVAASVAHQGLAARLWSVALGCAVLDGRVPDLDPGRLRWDPAGSAPDDLWLTGVRTRPADALAATVIDAHLAPLATLLHARYRVATGLLWGNAASALAGAGRELDRWARRHGRTDAAARARGLTAALLAHPALAGTGTLTGTAFRRRSCCLYYRAPGAGVCGDCCFPAPPGPRP; encoded by the coding sequence GTGGACCTGGACCCCGGCCTCACCGCGCCCCGCGCCCTCGGCGGCTTCTTCGCCCTGCACACCGACGTGCCACCCCGGCCCCTGCCCACCCTGGCCCGCGCCTACGCGGCAGGTACGGAGGGTGCCGCCGACGGGGCGCCCCGGGACGCCGGGCCGACCGCGGACGGGGAGCGGGGCGCCGACGGGGGGCCACGTGTCGCGGGGGAGCCGGGAGTCGCCGGAGACCCCCTCGCCTTCCGGGTGCGCAGGGTCGCCGGCGCCCTGCGGACCGCCGAGCCCCGCGTCGCCGCGTCCGTCGCCCACCAGGGCCTCGCGGCCCGGCTCTGGTCGGTGGCGCTGGGCTGCGCCGTCCTCGACGGCCGCGTCCCCGACCTGGACCCCGGGCGGCTGCGCTGGGACCCGGCCGGCAGCGCGCCCGACGACCTGTGGCTCACCGGGGTACGGACCCGGCCCGCCGACGCCCTCGCGGCGACGGTGATCGACGCCCACCTGGCGCCGCTCGCCACGCTGCTGCACGCCCGGTACCGGGTCGCCACCGGGCTGCTGTGGGGCAACGCCGCCTCCGCGCTGGCCGGCGCCGGGCGGGAACTGGACCGCTGGGCCCGCCGCCACGGCCGTACGGACGCCGCCGCCCGCGCCCGCGGCCTGACCGCCGCCCTGCTCGCGCACCCGGCGCTGGCCGGTACCGGCACCCTCACGGGCACCGCCTTCCGGCGCCGGAGCTGCTGCCTGTACTACCGCGCGCCGGGCGCGGGCGTATGCGGCGACTGCTGTTTCCCGGCCCCGCCGGGCCCCCGCCCCTGA
- a CDS encoding DMT family transporter has protein sequence MSALAFSVVLSLVSAVAYAGGAIVQERVAASSPGVRYAPLRRPAWWAAVGLNGLGALLHVVALAYGPLSLVQPLGALTIVFALPMAALFVGRRAGGTAWRGALMATAGLAGLLALVGTAPARTPAVPERTLPALVTAGALIALTVAGRAAHRHPAVRSVLLATGSGIAFGMASVFTKTAAADWSGGMTELLSLAAIGVFATTGLLLSQASYRGAGLAAPLATLTVVNPVVAAVVGLTLFGETFRYGTTGTALALGSGVVAAGGLILLTTERITHGSGARAEPSPGGAESRGSVPAPGGDPVPSPGRPAALAPSAGEPPARGGSTPRAGRPQGAPALAPGGDASGPDRGPYPGSPSVPGPVLDRHRVRIRS, from the coding sequence ATGAGCGCCCTCGCGTTCTCCGTCGTCCTGTCACTCGTCTCCGCCGTCGCCTACGCGGGCGGGGCGATCGTGCAGGAGCGGGTCGCGGCGTCCTCTCCCGGCGTCCGGTACGCCCCGCTGCGCCGCCCCGCCTGGTGGGCGGCGGTCGGCCTGAACGGTCTCGGCGCCCTGCTGCACGTCGTGGCGCTCGCCTACGGCCCGCTGAGCCTCGTGCAGCCGCTCGGGGCGCTCACCATCGTCTTCGCCCTGCCGATGGCCGCCCTCTTCGTGGGCCGCCGCGCCGGCGGCACCGCCTGGCGGGGCGCGCTCATGGCGACGGCGGGTCTGGCGGGGCTGCTCGCCCTGGTCGGCACCGCCCCGGCACGCACACCGGCCGTGCCGGAACGGACCCTGCCGGCCCTGGTCACGGCGGGCGCGCTGATCGCCCTGACGGTCGCCGGGCGGGCCGCCCACCGGCATCCGGCGGTGCGCAGTGTGCTGCTGGCGACGGGCTCCGGCATCGCGTTCGGCATGGCCTCGGTCTTCACCAAGACGGCGGCGGCCGACTGGAGCGGCGGGATGACGGAACTGCTCTCGCTCGCCGCGATCGGCGTGTTCGCCACGACCGGGCTGCTGCTGTCCCAGGCGTCCTACCGGGGCGCCGGCCTCGCCGCGCCGCTGGCCACGCTGACGGTCGTCAACCCGGTGGTGGCGGCGGTCGTCGGCCTCACCCTCTTCGGCGAGACCTTCCGCTACGGCACCACCGGCACCGCCCTCGCTCTTGGCTCCGGGGTGGTCGCGGCGGGCGGCCTGATCCTGCTGACGACGGAGCGGATCACCCACGGGTCCGGGGCGCGTGCGGAGCCGTCGCCCGGGGGCGCGGAGTCCCGGGGGTCCGTGCCCGCGCCCGGCGGGGACCCGGTCCCGTCACCCGGGAGGCCGGCCGCCCTCGCCCCGTCCGCCGGGGAACCGCCCGCGCGGGGCGGGAGCACACCGCGCGCCGGCCGGCCCCAGGGGGCCCCGGCCCTCGCTCCGGGCGGCGACGCGTCCGGCCCCGACCGCGGTCCGTACCCTGGTTCGCCCTCCGTACCGGGGCCCGTCCTCGACCGGCACCGGGTCCGTATCAGATCCTGA